From Desulfovibrio desulfuricans, a single genomic window includes:
- a CDS encoding ABC transporter substrate-binding protein, with amino-acid sequence MKRIRSLFLAIFCICLCAGSALAAQTNLTFYFPVSVGGPITKIVEGMTQEFMKENPDIKITPVYSGNYRDTITKALTAQRGGEPPHVAVLLSTDMFTLIDENAIVSYDEIVGKDNMAFTKDYFPGFMRNSQTEGKTWGIPFQRSTIVMYWNKEMFKEAGLDPEKGPATWQELVEMGKKLTKKDESGKVTQWGVAIPSTGYAYWMLQALAITNGVELMNDAGNKVFFDNPKNIEALQFLTDLAYKYEVSPKGTIDWSTTPRDFFERKTAIMWTTTGNLTNVRTNAKFPFGVGMLPANTRLGSPTGGGNFYIFKNSTPEERKAAVKFVQWMTTAERAAQWGIDTGYVAVRPDAWKTERMETYVKGFPYAAVARDQLAHAVPELSTHENQRVTKALDDAIQASVNGSKKPDAALKDAQREADRILRRYQK; translated from the coding sequence ATGAAACGTATTCGCTCGTTGTTTTTGGCAATTTTCTGTATCTGCCTGTGCGCTGGCAGCGCGCTGGCGGCTCAGACCAACCTTACATTTTACTTTCCCGTATCCGTGGGCGGGCCCATCACCAAGATCGTGGAGGGCATGACCCAGGAATTCATGAAAGAAAACCCTGACATCAAGATTACGCCTGTATATTCGGGCAATTACCGCGACACTATCACCAAGGCCCTTACCGCCCAGCGTGGGGGCGAGCCACCGCATGTGGCCGTGCTGCTCTCTACCGACATGTTCACTCTCATTGATGAAAACGCCATCGTTTCCTACGACGAAATTGTCGGCAAGGACAACATGGCCTTCACCAAGGATTACTTTCCCGGCTTTATGCGCAACAGCCAGACCGAAGGCAAAACCTGGGGCATTCCTTTTCAGCGCTCAACCATCGTGATGTACTGGAACAAGGAGATGTTCAAGGAAGCAGGCCTTGACCCTGAAAAAGGCCCCGCCACATGGCAGGAACTGGTCGAAATGGGCAAGAAGCTCACCAAGAAGGACGAATCCGGCAAGGTCACCCAGTGGGGCGTTGCCATTCCCAGCACCGGCTATGCCTACTGGATGCTTCAGGCCCTTGCCATTACCAACGGCGTTGAACTGATGAACGATGCGGGCAACAAGGTCTTCTTCGACAACCCCAAGAACATTGAAGCCCTCCAGTTCCTCACCGATCTTGCCTACAAGTACGAAGTTTCGCCCAAGGGCACCATTGACTGGTCCACCACGCCCCGCGATTTCTTTGAGCGCAAAACCGCCATCATGTGGACCACCACCGGCAACCTCACCAACGTGCGCACCAACGCCAAGTTCCCCTTCGGCGTGGGCATGCTGCCCGCCAATACCCGCCTGGGCTCGCCCACCGGCGGCGGCAACTTCTACATTTTCAAAAATTCTACGCCCGAAGAACGCAAGGCTGCCGTCAAGTTTGTGCAGTGGATGACCACTGCAGAACGCGCCGCCCAGTGGGGCATTGATACCGGCTATGTGGCCGTGCGCCCCGATGCCTGGAAGACCGAACGCATGGAAACCTACGTGAAGGGCTTTCCTTATGCCGCCGTGGCCCGCGACCAACTGGCCCACGCCGTGCCCGAACTCTCCACCCACGAAAACCAGCGCGTGACCAAGGCTCTGGACGATGCCATTCAGGCCTCTGTTAACGGCTCCAAAAAGCCTGACGCCGCCCTCAAGGATGCCCAGCGTGAAGCTGACCGCATTCTGCGCCGCTACCAGAAGTAA